A window from Staphylococcus succinus encodes these proteins:
- a CDS encoding DUF819 domain-containing protein has protein sequence MVIGAFIAKDDTWMLWAIIIVWATMSLFLEQRYQWASTISGAIIALVGAMLLSNFKVIPTSSPVYDTVWDYIVPLSIPLLLFSSNIMKIWRESRRLLIIFLIASIGTMIGTTVAFLTLHQWIPFLSKIGAMMTGSYIGGGVNFAALSSKFETPSDMISSAVVADNSVMALYFMLLIAMPSLPWIKNYFLTDYKKDVSRESRQSYWQPKKIQLLDIAFSVASAIALVAISFKAAELIQQWVPKSNLILTLIVSFFGDSYLLLTTLTLIVVAIWGDFFEKLAGATEIGTFLIYIFFVVIGTPASFATIITTAPLLFIFVIIILIFNLGLSLVVGKLFNFKIEEILLASNATAGGPTTAAALAIGKGWSGLVGPILIIGTLGYVIGNYAGTFMYQILTYIV, from the coding sequence ATGGTTATAGGTGCATTTATAGCTAAAGATGATACATGGATGTTATGGGCAATAATTATCGTATGGGCAACGATGAGTTTGTTTTTAGAACAACGTTATCAATGGGCAAGTACAATTTCTGGAGCAATCATAGCGCTTGTAGGTGCGATGTTATTATCGAACTTTAAAGTTATTCCTACAAGCTCTCCAGTGTATGATACAGTGTGGGATTATATTGTACCATTATCTATTCCGTTATTATTGTTTAGTTCTAATATAATGAAGATTTGGAGGGAGAGTAGGCGGTTATTAATTATTTTCTTAATCGCTTCTATAGGAACAATGATTGGCACGACCGTTGCTTTTTTAACGCTACATCAGTGGATACCTTTTCTTTCGAAGATAGGAGCTATGATGACGGGAAGTTACATAGGAGGCGGTGTGAATTTTGCTGCATTAAGCTCTAAATTTGAAACGCCGAGTGATATGATTTCTTCTGCTGTCGTTGCTGATAATAGTGTAATGGCACTGTATTTTATGTTATTAATTGCCATGCCTTCATTGCCTTGGATTAAAAATTATTTTTTAACAGATTATAAGAAAGATGTTTCACGAGAGTCTCGGCAGTCTTATTGGCAGCCTAAAAAAATACAATTACTAGATATTGCATTTTCAGTAGCGAGTGCAATTGCACTCGTGGCAATTAGTTTTAAGGCTGCTGAATTGATTCAACAATGGGTCCCTAAAAGTAATTTAATATTAACGTTGATTGTTTCTTTTTTTGGAGATTCATACTTGCTGCTCACCACACTGACTTTAATTGTTGTAGCGATATGGGGTGACTTTTTTGAAAAATTAGCGGGTGCAACAGAAATTGGGACGTTTCTTATTTATATATTTTTTGTAGTTATAGGAACACCAGCGTCATTTGCGACAATTATTACGACTGCTCCGTTATTATTTATTTTTGTCATTATTATACTTATATTTAATTTGGGATTGAGTCTTGTAGTGGGAAAATTATTTAATTTTAAAATTGAAGAAATACTATTAGCAAGTAATGCAACGGCAGGTGGTCCTACGACTGCAGCAGCTTTGGCGATTGGCAAAGGATGGTCAGGTTTAGTAGGTCCTATACTAATTATTGGTACATTAGGATATGTTATTGGGAATTATGCTGGCACATTTATGTATCAAATACTAACCTATATAGTATAG
- a CDS encoding sugar O-acetyltransferase, with product MNEKEKMLAGEWYDANFDEALASERIRAKDLCLELNQTKLSNKNRRLAIQKELFRYEPKHLELLSPFQVDYGYNIDIGERVFINHDCYFMDGAKITIGDHVFFGPNCGLYTANHPLPYKERDKGLEQALPIHIGNHVWLGANVIILPGVTIGDGSVISAGSVVTKDIPENTLAMGIPAQVVKNINNE from the coding sequence ATGAATGAAAAAGAAAAAATGTTAGCTGGAGAGTGGTATGATGCTAACTTCGATGAAGCTTTAGCAAGCGAAAGAATAAGAGCAAAGGATTTGTGTTTAGAACTGAATCAAACCAAATTAAGTAATAAAAATAGGAGGCTGGCGATTCAAAAAGAATTGTTTCGCTATGAACCAAAGCACTTAGAATTATTGAGCCCATTTCAAGTTGATTATGGTTATAACATTGACATAGGAGAGCGTGTGTTTATTAACCATGATTGTTATTTTATGGATGGTGCTAAAATTACAATTGGAGACCACGTGTTTTTCGGACCGAATTGTGGTCTTTATACTGCGAACCATCCGCTTCCTTATAAAGAAAGAGATAAAGGATTAGAACAGGCGTTACCCATTCATATAGGAAATCATGTTTGGTTAGGTGCGAATGTAATTATTTTACCTGGAGTGACCATTGGTGATGGTTCTGTTATAAGTGCAGGTAGTGTCGTTACTAAAGATATTCCAGAAAATACTTTAGCTATGGGGATACCAGCACAAGTAGTAAAAAATATTAATAATGAATGA
- a CDS encoding PTS sugar transporter subunit IIC, whose product MDILIGTLFLVVVLALFTLFTYRAPQGMRAMGALANAAIATFLVEAFHKYVGGDLLGIKFLGDLGDAAGSLGGVAAAGLVALAIGVSPVYALAIAASCGGLDLIPGFVAGYAIGFLMKYAERKVPDGIDLIVGIIIIAPLARLVATGVTPIVNNSLLKIGDIIQSSTEVSPIIMGLILGGVITVVGTAPLSSMALTALLGLTGMPMAIAAMVSFASSFINGIMFNKLKLGDRKSRIAVCIEPLSQADVVSANPVPIYTANFIGGALAGAVIASSGMVNDATGTATPLAGFLVMFGFNNPLEIFIYGAIVGIIGLIVGYICSKLFKNYPIVSKEDIEAR is encoded by the coding sequence ATGGATATATTGATAGGAACGTTGTTTTTAGTTGTTGTATTAGCTTTATTTACCCTTTTTACATATAGAGCACCTCAAGGTATGCGTGCAATGGGCGCTTTAGCAAATGCAGCTATTGCAACTTTTTTAGTAGAAGCATTTCATAAATATGTAGGTGGAGATTTATTAGGTATTAAATTCTTAGGTGATTTAGGAGATGCTGCTGGAAGTCTTGGCGGGGTTGCTGCTGCAGGGTTAGTGGCACTTGCGATAGGTGTTTCTCCTGTTTATGCATTAGCTATTGCAGCTTCATGTGGTGGTTTAGATTTAATTCCTGGTTTCGTAGCAGGTTATGCTATTGGTTTTTTAATGAAATATGCTGAGCGTAAAGTACCAGATGGTATTGACTTAATTGTAGGAATTATTATTATTGCACCTTTAGCAAGATTAGTTGCAACAGGTGTTACGCCTATAGTTAATAATTCATTGTTGAAGATTGGTGATATTATTCAAAGTTCAACAGAAGTAAGTCCAATTATTATGGGGCTTATACTTGGTGGAGTGATTACAGTTGTCGGGACAGCACCTTTAAGTTCTATGGCATTAACTGCTTTATTAGGTCTTACAGGCATGCCAATGGCTATAGCGGCAATGGTTTCATTTGCTTCCTCATTTATTAATGGCATAATGTTTAATAAATTGAAACTAGGCGATCGTAAATCTAGAATTGCAGTGTGTATTGAACCGTTATCACAAGCAGATGTTGTATCTGCTAATCCAGTGCCGATTTACACAGCAAATTTTATTGGTGGAGCTTTAGCAGGAGCAGTTATTGCATCATCAGGTATGGTCAATGATGCTACTGGAACGGCGACACCATTAGCAGGATTTTTAGTTATGTTTGGCTTTAACAATCCATTAGAGATATTTATTTATGGTGCTATCGTAGGTATCATCGGACTCATTGTAGGTTATATTTGTTCGAAATTATTTAAAAATTATCCAATCGTATCTAAAGAAGATATAGAAGCACGATAA
- a CDS encoding putative hydro-lyase, with protein MNLQDQQPHTLRKMISDGQLTDHTSGMAKGFIQANVVILPSKYAYDFLKFCFKNPKTCPLLDVSETGETSFPIYGKEANICTEVAAYRIYRNGELIETTSNISHLFTKDMVSFLIGCSFTFEHALLAAGIPIRHLEEKHNVPMYMTNIPANTSGQFKGNITVSMRPMTMQQAIKATEITTHFNNVHGAPLHIGNPEEIGINNITQPDFGEPVTIKDNEVPVFWGCGVTPQSVALDAKPELMITHAPGHMFITDIHESQLSN; from the coding sequence ATGAACTTGCAAGATCAACAACCACATACACTTAGAAAAATGATAAGTGATGGACAACTTACTGACCATACTAGTGGCATGGCTAAAGGTTTTATCCAAGCAAATGTTGTGATATTACCCTCTAAGTATGCTTATGACTTTTTAAAGTTTTGTTTTAAAAATCCAAAGACTTGCCCACTTTTAGATGTTTCAGAAACAGGCGAAACATCTTTTCCTATATATGGCAAAGAAGCAAATATATGTACTGAGGTAGCCGCTTATCGTATATATCGTAACGGAGAACTCATTGAAACTACGTCCAATATTTCACATTTATTCACCAAAGATATGGTTAGCTTTTTAATTGGCTGTAGTTTTACTTTTGAACATGCATTATTAGCAGCGGGCATTCCAATACGTCACCTAGAAGAAAAACACAATGTCCCTATGTATATGACAAATATACCCGCAAATACAAGCGGTCAATTCAAAGGTAATATCACTGTGAGTATGCGTCCGATGACAATGCAACAAGCAATTAAAGCAACTGAAATCACCACACATTTTAATAATGTTCACGGAGCGCCCTTACACATTGGAAACCCTGAAGAAATTGGTATAAACAATATCACACAACCTGATTTTGGAGAACCTGTGACAATTAAAGACAATGAGGTTCCCGTTTTTTGGGGATGCGGCGTTACCCCACAATCCGTAGCTTTAGATGCGAAACCTGAACTCATGATAACCCATGCGCCGGGTCATATGTTTATCACCGATATACATGAAAGTCAGTTGAGTAATTAA
- a CDS encoding DUF4064 domain-containing protein: MKRTIEKILTWVGILLQFLLIFVMALIVPFLNDESAKDSLIQAINNSGEFNQNVTQVDPSRYIDIASSLFLMALGAVIVCTIIALICALLINRLPKVVGVVLILIAIVTVFTFNLITALLWLIAGIMLLVRKPQQPIYENGHYNINDDDRMYPASSHQKENDVTENKDDSNASNDINEQPHKNNEQNAQGNDIADKVESDEHRHYRRQDRHHK; the protein is encoded by the coding sequence ATGAAAAGGACTATTGAAAAAATATTAACATGGGTTGGGATTCTCTTACAGTTTTTATTAATATTTGTAATGGCGCTGATTGTTCCATTTTTAAATGATGAAAGTGCAAAAGATTCATTGATACAAGCTATTAATAATAGCGGGGAATTCAATCAAAATGTAACTCAAGTTGATCCATCACGCTACATTGACATTGCTAGTAGCTTATTCCTTATGGCTTTAGGTGCAGTGATTGTGTGTACGATTATAGCATTAATATGTGCATTGCTTATTAATAGATTGCCTAAAGTAGTTGGAGTAGTATTGATCTTGATAGCTATCGTAACAGTATTTACGTTTAACTTAATCACAGCATTGTTATGGTTAATCGCAGGTATTATGTTATTGGTAAGGAAGCCGCAACAGCCTATATATGAAAATGGACACTATAACATCAATGACGATGATAGAATGTATCCAGCGTCTTCACATCAAAAGGAGAATGATGTTACAGAAAATAAAGATGACTCTAACGCTAGCAATGATATTAATGAGCAACCTCATAAAAACAACGAACAAAATGCGCAAGGTAATGATATTGCAGACAAGGTCGAATCCGATGAACATAGACATTATCGTAGACAAGATCGTCATCATAAATAA
- a CDS encoding acyltransferase family protein, whose product MKTYTSVIFWMRTIACLSIVLIHSITTTFSKMDYVGHGTIIRIIQLLLMFSTPLFVFISEFLLAKSYHVKTKPGFFKNKLLYLGIPYILINLGISFFYFKPKNFNEFVQYVGDTMFHGGAITYFIVIIFQFYILHFFFAKYIVKWKPVPVIVGSILFTTLYWAFREFVPQSHHPILGLFWEREGWMLCFGWISYFLLGFYTGVYYETFMRNIQKYTWYIILGTLVSMAILICNFVFGISTWVESKRFDIPFYVTMVILLFFLFSSYVKYVPKFILFISNYSFCIYLIHYFFVHNLGLLRADSSLRNIAFNFIITITISICLAYLFNLFKFGKFIVGGIGHVKYETVYESYKNGKMD is encoded by the coding sequence ATGAAGACCTACACATCTGTTATATTTTGGATGCGTACAATCGCTTGTTTAAGTATTGTACTTATTCACTCAATAACGACAACCTTTTCTAAAATGGATTATGTTGGCCATGGGACAATAATTCGAATCATTCAGTTATTACTAATGTTCAGTACCCCACTATTTGTATTTATTTCGGAATTTTTACTAGCTAAAAGTTACCATGTTAAAACCAAGCCCGGTTTTTTTAAAAACAAATTGCTTTATTTAGGTATTCCCTATATATTGATTAACTTGGGTATATCATTCTTTTATTTTAAACCTAAAAACTTTAATGAGTTTGTTCAATATGTTGGAGATACAATGTTTCATGGTGGTGCAATCACTTATTTTATTGTTATTATTTTCCAATTTTACATATTACACTTTTTCTTTGCTAAATATATTGTTAAATGGAAACCCGTGCCGGTTATTGTTGGCTCAATCTTATTCACCACTTTGTACTGGGCTTTTAGGGAGTTTGTACCCCAATCACATCATCCAATATTAGGGCTTTTTTGGGAAAGAGAAGGCTGGATGCTTTGCTTTGGATGGATTAGTTATTTCTTACTTGGATTTTATACTGGGGTTTACTATGAGACATTTATGCGCAATATCCAAAAATATACTTGGTACATTATATTAGGTACTTTAGTGTCTATGGCGATACTAATTTGTAACTTTGTATTTGGTATTAGTACATGGGTCGAATCAAAACGCTTCGACATTCCATTTTATGTAACAATGGTTATTTTACTATTTTTCTTATTCTCTTCATATGTAAAATATGTACCGAAATTTATTCTTTTTATTAGTAACTATTCATTCTGTATCTATTTAATACACTACTTCTTTGTTCATAACTTAGGTTTACTAAGAGCCGACAGTTCACTTAGAAATATTGCTTTCAATTTTATTATCACCATAACGATATCGATTTGCTTAGCCTATTTATTTAATTTATTTAAATTCGGTAAGTTCATTGTTGGTGGTATTGGGCATGTAAAGTATGAAACAGTATATGAAAGCTATAAAAACGGTAAAATGGATTAG
- the pruA gene encoding L-glutamate gamma-semialdehyde dehydrogenase, producing MVVNYHNEPGIDFSNSQNVESFNEVLKKVKGELNRKIPLVINGEEKFTQDTYQSINPANTTEVIAEVSKATQKDVDDAFKAADEAYKSWKKWSHKDRAEFLLRVSAIIRRRKEEISAIMVYEAGKPWDEAVGDAAEGIDFIEYYARSMMELADGKPVLDREGEHNKYFYKPIGTGVTIPPWNFPFAIMAGTTLAPVVAGNTVLLKPAEDTPLTAYVLMEILEEAGLPKGVVNFVPGDPKEIGDYLVDSVHTHFVTFTGSRATGTRIFERSAKVQEGQQFLKRVIAEMGGKDAIIVDKEIDTDLAAEAIVTSAFGFSGQKCSACSRAIVHQDVYDEVLEKSVKLTKELTLGNTESNTNMGPVINQKQFDKIKNYIEIGSKEGNLEQGGGADDSTGYFIEPTIISGLKSSDRIMQEEIFGPVVGFVKGKDFEELLDIANDTDYGLTGAVITNNRENWIQAVEEYDVGNLYLNRGCTAAVVGYHPFGGFKMSGTDAKTGSPDYLLNFLEQKVVSEMF from the coding sequence ATGGTAGTTAATTATCACAACGAACCAGGCATAGACTTTTCAAATAGTCAAAATGTCGAATCATTCAACGAGGTATTAAAAAAAGTTAAAGGTGAATTGAATAGAAAAATTCCTTTAGTTATTAATGGAGAAGAAAAATTCACACAAGACACTTATCAGTCTATCAATCCTGCTAATACTACTGAAGTTATTGCAGAAGTTTCAAAAGCAACTCAAAAAGATGTGGATGATGCATTTAAAGCTGCTGATGAAGCTTATAAATCATGGAAGAAATGGTCTCATAAAGATCGTGCGGAATTCTTATTAAGAGTTTCAGCAATTATTAGACGTCGTAAAGAAGAAATCTCAGCAATCATGGTATATGAAGCGGGTAAACCATGGGATGAAGCTGTAGGCGATGCTGCTGAAGGTATTGATTTTATAGAATACTATGCAAGATCAATGATGGAATTAGCAGATGGTAAACCAGTTTTAGATAGAGAAGGCGAACATAATAAATACTTCTATAAACCAATTGGTACTGGTGTAACTATTCCACCATGGAATTTCCCATTCGCAATAATGGCTGGTACAACTTTAGCACCAGTTGTTGCAGGAAATACAGTGTTATTAAAACCAGCTGAAGATACCCCGTTAACTGCTTATGTATTAATGGAAATCTTAGAAGAAGCTGGCTTACCAAAAGGTGTTGTTAACTTTGTACCTGGTGATCCCAAAGAAATTGGTGACTACCTTGTAGATAGTGTTCACACGCATTTTGTAACTTTCACAGGTTCACGTGCAACTGGTACACGCATTTTTGAAAGATCTGCAAAAGTTCAAGAAGGACAACAATTCTTGAAACGTGTAATAGCTGAAATGGGCGGTAAAGATGCAATCATCGTCGATAAAGAAATTGATACTGACTTAGCAGCAGAAGCTATTGTTACTTCAGCATTTGGATTTTCAGGGCAAAAATGTTCTGCATGTTCACGTGCGATTGTACACCAAGATGTGTACGATGAAGTGCTAGAAAAATCAGTTAAACTAACTAAGGAGCTCACTTTAGGTAATACTGAGAGTAATACGAATATGGGACCAGTTATTAATCAAAAGCAATTCGATAAAATCAAAAATTATATCGAAATTGGTAGTAAAGAAGGCAACTTAGAGCAAGGTGGCGGTGCCGATGATTCAACAGGTTACTTTATAGAACCTACGATTATTTCAGGTCTTAAATCAAGTGACCGAATCATGCAAGAAGAAATTTTCGGACCAGTTGTTGGATTTGTCAAAGGTAAGGATTTCGAAGAATTATTAGACATTGCTAACGATACAGATTATGGTTTAACAGGTGCTGTTATTACTAATAATCGTGAAAATTGGATTCAAGCTGTAGAAGAATACGATGTAGGTAATTTATATCTTAATCGTGGTTGTACTGCGGCAGTTGTTGGTTATCACCCATTCGGTGGTTTTAAAATGTCAGGTACGGATGCTAAAACAGGTAGCCCAGACTACTTATTAAACTTCTTAGAGCAAAAAGTAGTTTCAGAAATGTTCTAA
- a CDS encoding TetR/AcrR family transcriptional regulator, with protein sequence MNENDLRVIKTKRALSQSFYKLLENKLFSTITVNQICDDALIHRTTFYKHFYDKYDLLIYLITDLTKDFFSSNFKERINNPFTTIENTMSNLDELKRIADKQKEDQAFERTIANHFIRILQTDIKENEHRITIDSSVPTELILYVYGASLFGFMGWIRDHCIKLPAKDIDELFHKMINIHVKDE encoded by the coding sequence ATGAATGAAAATGATTTACGCGTCATTAAAACAAAACGTGCACTTTCTCAAAGTTTTTATAAGCTACTCGAAAATAAACTCTTTTCAACAATAACAGTCAATCAAATTTGTGATGATGCCTTGATCCATCGAACAACTTTTTATAAACACTTCTATGATAAATATGATTTATTGATTTATCTTATTACTGATTTAACAAAAGACTTCTTCTCTAGTAATTTCAAAGAACGTATTAACAATCCTTTTACTACTATAGAAAATACAATGAGTAATCTCGATGAATTGAAACGTATTGCAGATAAGCAAAAAGAAGACCAAGCATTCGAACGTACCATTGCTAATCATTTTATACGTATTTTACAAACAGATATCAAAGAAAATGAACATAGAATTACAATAGACTCAAGTGTGCCAACGGAACTTATACTTTATGTGTATGGTGCAAGCCTTTTTGGCTTTATGGGATGGATCAGAGACCATTGTATAAAGCTTCCGGCAAAGGACATTGATGAACTATTTCATAAAATGATTAATATTCATGTCAAAGACGAATAA
- a CDS encoding MMPL family transporter, producing MAKFLYKLGSLVAKHKWWSIIVWVVLLAAIITTLTMNAPKFDNDIKMNGLESLDTNKKIEDEFGQDSEKAQIRIVMKSDADNGIVKQDMMKDIKDTLKDIKDDDKDIKDVSDPYDNKQISKDKTTAFADVNYDVSATSLTDKSKDNVKDTVKQLEKDHNVQVELMGTGMESTEIGGSSELIGIIVAFVVLLLTFGSVIAAGMPIISALLGLGTGVGIISLLTYIFDIPNVTLTLSVMIGLAVGIDYALFILFRYRKIVKTEPDHVKAVGLAVGTAGSAVIFAGVTVIIAVCGLSLVGIDFLAVMGFASSISVLVAVISALTLLPALISIFHKQIKPKRTKSEFKGDVDTAWSKFVVGKPLAAVLIGLIILVLVAIPVKDMRLGIPDDGMKTADSTQKKAYDIISDKFGEGYNGQIAMLVNVKDKKDNPQELQKDLQDMSKDINNKEHVDMVTPPQLSKDKDYALVVVIPEHGPNAKSTENLVHDLRDYNNKAQDDYDFKTEVSGQSVINIDMSQKLNEAIPLFAGVIVALAFILLMVVFRSIIIPLKAVLGFVLSLAATLGFTTLIMQEGFMSGLFGIDTTGPLLAFLPVITIGLLFGLAMDYEVFLMSRIHEEYSKTRDNDYSIKVGIKESGPVVVAAALIMFSVFIAFVFQEDVMIKSMGIALGFGVLFDAFVVRLLLIPSLTKLFGKASWYMPAWLSKIVPHIDIEGHALQKDMMSKSQNTNKKK from the coding sequence TTGGCAAAGTTTTTATATAAATTGGGATCGCTTGTTGCAAAACATAAATGGTGGAGTATTATTGTTTGGGTTGTATTATTGGCAGCAATCATTACAACGTTAACGATGAACGCACCTAAATTCGATAATGATATTAAAATGAATGGTTTAGAATCACTAGATACTAATAAAAAAATCGAAGATGAATTTGGTCAAGATAGTGAAAAGGCCCAAATTAGAATAGTAATGAAAAGTGATGCTGATAATGGCATCGTTAAACAAGATATGATGAAGGATATTAAAGATACGTTAAAAGATATCAAAGATGATGATAAAGATATTAAAGACGTTTCAGATCCTTATGATAATAAGCAAATTAGTAAAGATAAAACTACAGCATTTGCTGATGTAAACTATGACGTATCAGCGACTTCTTTAACAGATAAATCTAAAGATAATGTTAAAGACACAGTTAAACAATTAGAAAAAGATCACAATGTACAAGTTGAATTGATGGGAACAGGCATGGAATCTACAGAGATAGGTGGTTCATCTGAACTCATAGGTATTATTGTAGCGTTTGTCGTACTTTTACTTACATTCGGATCAGTAATTGCCGCGGGTATGCCAATTATAAGTGCATTACTTGGTTTAGGCACTGGCGTAGGTATTATTTCATTACTGACGTATATATTTGATATTCCAAATGTGACACTAACCCTGTCTGTGATGATTGGATTGGCAGTAGGTATAGATTATGCACTATTTATATTATTTAGATATAGAAAAATTGTGAAGACCGAACCGGATCATGTTAAAGCAGTAGGTTTAGCTGTAGGTACAGCAGGTAGCGCAGTTATATTTGCTGGTGTCACGGTCATTATTGCTGTTTGTGGTCTTTCCCTTGTAGGTATAGATTTCTTAGCAGTCATGGGATTTGCTTCTTCAATCAGCGTGCTTGTAGCAGTTATTAGTGCACTCACTTTACTACCTGCATTGATTAGTATTTTCCATAAACAAATTAAGCCCAAACGTACGAAATCAGAATTCAAAGGTGATGTTGATACAGCTTGGTCTAAATTTGTAGTAGGTAAGCCGTTAGCAGCTGTGCTCATCGGTTTAATCATCTTAGTTCTAGTTGCTATTCCAGTTAAAGATATGCGTTTAGGTATACCGGATGACGGTATGAAAACAGCAGATTCTACTCAGAAAAAAGCATATGATATTATTTCTGATAAATTTGGCGAAGGTTACAATGGTCAAATCGCAATGCTTGTAAATGTAAAAGATAAAAAGGATAATCCTCAAGAATTACAAAAAGATTTACAAGATATGAGTAAAGATATTAACAATAAAGAACATGTAGATATGGTTACCCCTCCACAACTTAGTAAGGATAAAGATTATGCATTAGTGGTGGTTATTCCTGAACACGGACCAAATGCTAAATCTACTGAAAATCTCGTTCATGATTTGAGAGACTACAATAATAAAGCTCAAGATGATTATGACTTCAAAACAGAAGTATCAGGTCAGAGCGTAATTAATATAGATATGTCTCAAAAACTAAATGAAGCTATTCCATTATTTGCTGGTGTAATTGTTGCTTTAGCATTTATTCTATTAATGGTAGTATTCCGTTCTATCATTATTCCGTTAAAAGCTGTACTCGGATTTGTGCTATCACTTGCAGCCACACTTGGTTTTACAACATTAATCATGCAAGAAGGATTTATGTCTGGATTGTTTGGTATTGATACAACTGGTCCATTGCTTGCATTCTTACCAGTAATTACAATCGGTTTATTATTTGGTCTTGCTATGGATTACGAAGTATTCTTAATGTCTCGTATTCATGAAGAATATAGTAAAACACGTGATAATGACTACTCTATTAAAGTAGGTATTAAAGAAAGTGGTCCTGTAGTTGTTGCAGCTGCATTGATTATGTTCAGTGTGTTTATTGCATTCGTTTTCCAAGAAGATGTTATGATTAAATCAATGGGTATCGCATTAGGTTTTGGTGTATTATTTGATGCATTTGTCGTGCGCTTATTGCTAATACCATCGCTTACTAAATTATTTGGGAAAGCGTCATGGTATATGCCAGCTTGGTTAAGTAAAATTGTGCCACATATTGATATTGAAGGGCATGCTTTACAAAAAGATATGATGTCAAAATCTCAAAACACAAATAAGAAAAAATAA